One genomic window of Solanum dulcamara chromosome 10, daSolDulc1.2, whole genome shotgun sequence includes the following:
- the LOC129871605 gene encoding putative GATA transcription factor 22, with translation MIPTYTNSSSPPFPFELKNEVHHDLLSHHHTNNNTHVSPYNNYQFASSSTNSSCQTFFNISTTNIQDQSGYDYHSQFHHPQHQHEVDNFASRSSGSHDHLEKKNKGLKLTLWRKGVQKMKNLKLEDQKKHIETDHYSSNSSSNNNIIPIRVCSDCNTTKTPLWRSGPNGPKSLCNACGIRQRKARRAAAAENNGTNFISTSTTTTTMKIKVQQQKHKITKVNTNHVVPFKKRCKFLSTTPTTPAPAPAPEPEPEPTPNHRIGSSSSSSSSYNNNNNNDVQQKKKLCFEDFFVNLSNNLAIHRVFPQDEKEAAILLMALSSGLVHG, from the exons CCTACTTACACAaattcttcttctcctccattTCCTTTTGAGCTTAAAAATGAAGTTCATCATGATCTTCTAAGTCATCAtcatactaataataatactcATGTTAGTCCTTATAATAACTATCAATTTGCTTCATCATCTACAAACTCATCTTGTCAAACTTTCTTCAATATTTCAACTACTAATATTCAAGATCAAAGTGGATATGATTATCATTCTCAATTTCACcatccacaacatcaacatgaG GTTGATAATTTtgcttcaagatcaagtggatCACATGATCATCTAGAGAAGAAAAACAAGGGCCTCAAATTAACCTTGTGGAGAAAAGGTGTGCAGAAAATGAAGAATTTGAAACTAGAAGATCAAAAGAAACACATAGAAACTGATCATTACAGCAGCAACAGCTCttccaacaacaatatcatccCAATTAGGGTTTGTTCTGATTGTAACACTACTAAAACCCCTCTTTGGAGAAGTGGTCCTAATGGCCCTAAG TCGCTTTGTAACGCATGTGGAATTAGACAAAGGAAAGCGCGGCGAGCAGCAGCAGCAGAAAATAATGGAACAAATTTCATTAgtacatcaacaacaacaacaacaatgaagATAAAGGTACAACAACAGAAGCACAAGATAACAAAAGTGAATACAAATCATGTTGTACCTTTCAAGAAAAGGTGCAAATTTTTAAGTACTACTCCTACTACTCCTGCACCTGCACCTGCACCTGAACCTGAACCTGAACCTACACCAAATCATCGTATtggttcatcatcatcatcatcatcatcgtataataataataacaacaacgaTGTGCAACAAAAGAAGAAGCTTTGTTTCGAGGATTTCTTCGTGAATTTGAGCAATAATTTGGCAATCCATCGCGTTTTCCCACAGGATGAGAAGGAAGCTGCAATTTTGCTAATGGCATTATCAAGTGGCCTTGTTCATGGTTAA